The Dendropsophus ebraccatus isolate aDenEbr1 chromosome 3, aDenEbr1.pat, whole genome shotgun sequence genome includes a region encoding these proteins:
- the ESM1 gene encoding endothelial cell-specific molecule 1, protein MKCCILVASLLMNMHLGTAWNAQYAVDCPERCDSNECKSTIRCKRTVLDDCGCCRVCAAAAGETCYRTVSGMDGVKCGPGLKCHFFTEEDDFGDEFGICRECPYGTYGMDCRGTCNCPSGICDRVTGKCLKFPFFQLTGPKPANKRKPSSSSDLDMASGDGNSVKDKDKGSRSGIKWLNPR, encoded by the exons ATGAAGTGCTGCATCTTAGTCGCCTCTCTCTTGATGAACATGCACCTTGGCACAGCTTGGAATGCCCAGTATGCTGTGGACTGCCCCGAGCGCTGTGACAGCAATGAGTGCAAGAGCACCATAAGGTGTAAGAGGACTGTGCTGGACGACTGTGGCTGCTGCAGGGTCtgtgctgcagccgctggggaAACTTGCTACCGGACAGTGTCTGGCATGGATGGGGTTAAATGTGGGCCCGGACTGAAGTGCCATTTTTTTACAGAAGAGGATGATTTTGGGGATGAATTTGGAATCTGCCGAG AATGTCCATATGGCACCTATGGGATGGACTGCAGAGGAACCTGCAACTGCCCATCTGGAATATGCGATCGGGTGACAGGAAAATGCTTGAAATTTCCTTTTTTCCAGTTGACTGGACCCAAGCCTGCCAATAAACGAAAACCCTCCTCATCTTCTG acCTTGATATGGCTTCAGGAGATGGGAACAGCGTCAAGGATAAGGATAAAGGATCTCGATCAGGAATAAAATGGTTAAATCCGCGCTGA